One Spiroplasma endosymbiont of Dioctria linearis DNA segment encodes these proteins:
- a CDS encoding lipoprotein, with the protein MKKLLSLLGGLSLIVTSSATVVACGNTTKPEITDYNKLIKDLKENVNEIFVEHLENNVYKNLIGLTMNENENKFLNRTTIKVFKGKSASEIGEKNLGHLVDDISKILELDQLESKLNELKLFNKYNILLNDVNTLYKGIVFDWDTLDINTNENDNLYLANVLIDYKIEVQYKGEKEIEVIEMSDSVKYTLTNEQTLKNSSDKFYKNITKDYFLGQDSDSKKYSNLLWNDIKGSKSKLDGYGNIDKEMDNYWNNTVQENSFKDSISNFIKTNYFSELPTLPLFFEEDNFYKSSELNKTSLFNSINKPKAFSDSEAIKFDYKTEKGQLMLESIFRKNPDINPTDFILRNNYFTEENFSIWIKDYKILKEEFIKKLNVDLQEIEKTEEYNSSFSMGYVNLTGPSINFPEDKYVHHLPDFKIAINYIIDLNQTSDEILNDMNEFSINSIKSFHKVYGVDYNYNYLDNNSKKDILMAIKKSDFTRDLQFSNTNSSTPFNLFMSLHKNNLASYREELLNTSKLPLDSIYLFDFRKYYEDSSIPGSTPISRYYKEYDLERGIVLKTDSNANYQNEKIMYWNLGYLNLHFDLAEIIEGISVLYEKDFIVFS; encoded by the coding sequence ATGAAAAAATTACTTAGCTTATTAGGGGGATTGAGTTTAATTGTAACCTCAAGTGCCACTGTAGTTGCTTGTGGTAACACAACAAAACCAGAAATAACAGATTATAACAAATTAATTAAGGACCTTAAAGAAAATGTTAATGAGATTTTTGTAGAACATTTAGAAAATAATGTTTATAAAAATTTAATAGGTTTAACTATGAACGAAAATGAGAACAAGTTTTTAAATAGAACAACTATTAAAGTATTTAAAGGTAAATCCGCAAGTGAAATAGGAGAAAAAAATTTAGGTCATTTAGTTGATGATATTAGTAAAATATTAGAGCTTGATCAATTGGAATCTAAATTAAATGAATTAAAACTTTTTAATAAGTATAATATTCTTTTAAACGATGTAAATACTTTATACAAGGGAATTGTTTTTGATTGAGATACTTTGGATATTAATACAAATGAAAATGACAATTTATATTTAGCTAATGTTTTAATAGATTATAAAATAGAAGTTCAATATAAAGGCGAAAAAGAAATTGAAGTTATAGAAATGAGCGATTCAGTTAAATATACGTTAACAAATGAACAGACTTTAAAGAACTCCTCTGATAAATTTTACAAAAATATTACAAAAGATTATTTTTTAGGACAAGATTCAGATTCTAAAAAATACTCAAATTTACTTTGAAACGATATCAAAGGTTCAAAAAGTAAGTTAGATGGATATGGAAATATTGATAAAGAGATGGACAATTACTGAAATAATACTGTGCAAGAAAATAGCTTTAAAGATTCTATTAGTAACTTTATTAAAACTAATTATTTTAGTGAATTGCCTACATTACCTCTATTTTTTGAAGAAGATAATTTTTATAAGAGCTCAGAATTAAATAAAACATCTTTATTTAATTCAATTAATAAACCAAAAGCTTTTAGTGATAGCGAAGCAATTAAGTTTGATTATAAAACTGAGAAAGGTCAATTAATGTTGGAAAGTATTTTTAGAAAAAATCCTGATATTAATCCGACAGATTTTATATTAAGAAATAATTATTTTACTGAAGAAAATTTTAGTATTTGAATAAAAGATTATAAAATATTAAAAGAGGAGTTTATTAAAAAGTTAAATGTAGACTTACAAGAGATTGAAAAAACTGAGGAATACAATAGTTCATTTTCAATGGGTTATGTTAATTTAACTGGACCTTCAATTAATTTTCCTGAGGATAAATATGTACATCATTTGCCTGATTTTAAAATAGCTATTAATTATATAATTGATTTAAATCAAACTTCAGATGAAATTTTGAATGATATGAATGAGTTTTCTATAAATTCCATTAAGTCATTTCATAAAGTTTATGGTGTGGATTACAATTATAATTATTTGGATAATAATTCGAAAAAAGATATACTAATGGCTATTAAAAAGTCTGATTTTACAAGGGACCTTCAATTCTCAAACACAAATTCATCAACACCATTTAATCTATTTATGTCATTACATAAAAATAATTTAGCCTCTTATAGAGAAGAATTATTAAATACTTCAAAATTACCATTAGATTCAATATATTTATTTGATTTTAGAAAATATTACGAGGATTCAAGTATTCCAGGAAGTACTCCTATAAGCAGATACTATAAAGAATATGATCTTGAAAGAGGTATAGTTTTGAAAACAGATTCGAATGCTAATTATCAGAACGAGAAAATAATGTATTGAAATTTAGGTTACCTAAACTTACACTTTGATTTAGCTGAAATAATTGAGGGAATAAGTGTTTTATATGAAAAGGACTTTATTGTATTTTCATAA
- a CDS encoding PTS transporter subunit EIIB yields the protein MDYKNEDIKEITFLVGGVENIEKVYHCMTRLRFVLKDDKLFDTQAIKKLKFVQGVILSSGEFQIIIGTSVNKLYKLFCEQNAITTDLSKKDTSELDVKKPKKSFLTFISQVFAPLLIVLVAIGFWEMLRMPIFLASNTSDKKWLQDLNEFTETISRGFTYFIVIGVAWSTFKVMGGNEIYGIVIAVILCNPKLTALSDLKVENGQTILGQMPGWSIFGDVVYPWKISFEGLVIPMVLVAFMGVSIQKLLAKANFGNFRMLIEPLIVIITTVLISILIIAPIGLLFTSYLSIAFKYLMTNNITKYIFTPIIGALYSPMVIFGIHRTITPIIMQDIAQFKGSLILGLLILSNVSTAVATFAFGLRYKNNSKVKQIAWTNATSGFIAGVTEPCIYSIGLKYIFPMLGAVIGTYFGCLLYTASGVWTSTAPFGFLGVIGFISGPPQEIELTTWIGGSGLWGTISMLTTILVSFFSTLLLSKIKFFNKRTLKIFKEEYDFDFYKVNSEIIKLRQDYKSELKTYLKETENKKENHIKIKELKLDYKRNINLLKGVANEKN from the coding sequence ATGGATTATAAAAATGAAGATATTAAAGAAATAACTTTTTTAGTAGGTGGTGTTGAAAACATAGAAAAAGTATATCATTGTATGACCAGACTTCGTTTTGTCTTAAAAGATGATAAGCTTTTTGATACCCAAGCTATTAAAAAACTGAAATTTGTACAGGGAGTAATACTCTCTTCAGGAGAGTTTCAAATTATTATTGGAACAAGTGTCAATAAACTTTATAAATTATTTTGTGAGCAAAATGCAATAACAACTGATTTATCAAAAAAAGATACTTCTGAGTTAGATGTTAAGAAACCTAAAAAATCATTTTTGACATTTATATCACAAGTATTTGCACCTTTATTAATTGTTTTGGTTGCAATTGGATTTTGAGAAATGTTACGTATGCCCATATTTTTGGCATCTAATACAAGTGATAAAAAATGACTACAAGATTTAAATGAATTTACAGAAACTATTTCAAGAGGTTTTACTTATTTCATAGTTATAGGGGTAGCTTGATCAACATTTAAAGTGATGGGTGGTAATGAAATCTATGGTATTGTTATTGCTGTTATCTTATGTAACCCCAAACTTACTGCTTTAAGTGATCTTAAAGTTGAAAATGGCCAAACTATATTAGGTCAAATGCCTGGATGAAGTATTTTTGGAGATGTTGTTTATCCATGAAAAATTTCTTTTGAAGGTTTAGTTATTCCCATGGTACTTGTAGCTTTTATGGGTGTAAGTATACAAAAACTATTAGCAAAAGCTAATTTTGGAAATTTTAGAATGTTGATTGAACCTTTAATAGTAATAATTACTACAGTTTTAATTTCTATTTTAATTATTGCTCCAATTGGTTTATTATTTACAAGCTACTTATCAATTGCATTTAAATACTTAATGACAAACAATATTACAAAGTATATATTTACTCCAATTATTGGAGCACTATATTCTCCAATGGTTATATTTGGAATTCATAGAACTATTACACCAATAATTATGCAAGATATTGCCCAATTTAAAGGTAGTTTAATACTAGGTTTATTAATTCTTTCAAATGTCTCTACAGCAGTAGCTACTTTTGCCTTTGGGTTAAGATATAAAAATAATAGTAAAGTAAAACAAATAGCTTGAACAAATGCTACTTCTGGATTTATTGCAGGAGTAACTGAACCTTGCATATACTCAATAGGGTTAAAATATATTTTCCCAATGTTAGGTGCAGTAATAGGGACATATTTTGGATGTTTATTATACACTGCTTCGGGAGTATGAACATCAACAGCTCCCTTTGGTTTTTTAGGAGTAATAGGATTTATTTCAGGACCGCCCCAAGAGATTGAGTTAACTACATGAATTGGAGGTAGTGGTCTATGAGGAACAATTAGTATGTTAACAACAATTCTAGTTAGCTTCTTTAGTACTTTATTACTTTCAAAAATAAAATTCTTTAATAAAAGAACTTTAAAAATATTTAAAGAGGAGTATGATTTTGATTTTTATAAAGTTAATAGTGAAATTATAAAACTAAGACAAGATTATAAAAGTGAATTAAAAACTTATTTAAAAGAAACTGAAAATAAAAAAGAAAATCATATAAAAATTAAAGAGTTGAAATTAGATTATAAAAGAAATATTAATTTATTAAAAGGAGTAGCAAATGAAAAAAATTAG
- a CDS encoding glycoside hydrolase family 1 protein — MKKISKDLMLGCSISANQAEGAFDVNGKGLSIAELRRYNPNLDRKDINTERKMTKSKLKEALNDNGTYIYPKKIGVNFYERYKEDVKLIADMKNDCFRTSIAWTRIFPNGDEKEPNQKGLEFYDNLIDELIKNKIEPIITMSHYEMPYHLVEKYGGWKNPILIDFYTNFSKTIMQRYKDKVKYWIPFNEVNAANYSVWAGAGLLDDEDSNILGLSMIALHNIFIANAKTIKIGKEINKNFLFGSMVATLLSYAENCDPQLVLKTEKDQQLKIYSFFDVMHRGEYSKFSLNLLKKLSIDLKITEQEKKLLKENTCDFLGFSYYMSGVVNQIEGEVTEGNLAKIGKNKFLKANEWGWQIDPIGLRILMNRLYDRYQQPLFILENGIGFDEKPEKGKINDDYRIEYIKNHLEQIQNAIDDGVECIGYTAWSLMDIISHGTSEMTKRYGLVYVDQDSFGKGTQNRIPKKSYEWYKKVCISREI; from the coding sequence ATGAAAAAAATTAGTAAAGATTTAATGTTAGGGTGTTCTATATCAGCAAATCAAGCAGAGGGTGCTTTTGATGTTAATGGAAAAGGACTTTCAATTGCCGAATTAAGAAGGTATAACCCTAATTTAGATAGAAAAGATATAAATACTGAAAGAAAAATGACAAAATCAAAATTAAAAGAAGCTTTAAATGATAACGGAACTTATATATATCCAAAAAAAATTGGTGTTAATTTCTATGAAAGATATAAAGAAGATGTAAAGCTAATAGCAGATATGAAAAACGATTGTTTTAGAACTTCAATTGCTTGAACAAGAATTTTTCCCAATGGAGATGAGAAAGAACCAAATCAAAAAGGATTAGAGTTCTATGACAACTTAATAGATGAGTTAATAAAAAATAAAATAGAACCTATTATTACAATGTCTCATTATGAAATGCCCTATCATTTAGTTGAAAAATATGGAGGGTGAAAAAATCCAATATTAATTGATTTTTATACTAATTTTTCAAAAACAATTATGCAAAGATATAAGGATAAAGTTAAATACTGAATTCCCTTTAATGAAGTGAATGCAGCAAATTATAGTGTCTGAGCAGGGGCTGGATTGCTAGATGATGAAGATTCAAATATTTTAGGTTTATCAATGATTGCATTACATAATATTTTTATTGCTAATGCAAAAACAATAAAAATTGGTAAAGAGATTAACAAGAATTTCTTATTTGGTTCTATGGTAGCAACTTTATTAAGTTATGCAGAGAATTGTGATCCACAATTAGTTTTAAAAACTGAAAAAGATCAGCAGCTAAAAATATATTCATTTTTTGATGTTATGCATAGAGGAGAGTATTCAAAATTTTCATTGAACTTGTTAAAAAAATTATCAATTGATTTAAAAATTACAGAGCAAGAAAAAAAATTGCTTAAAGAAAATACTTGTGACTTCTTAGGATTTAGTTATTATATGAGTGGAGTAGTAAATCAAATTGAAGGAGAAGTAACTGAGGGAAACCTTGCTAAAATTGGTAAAAATAAATTCTTAAAAGCAAATGAATGAGGGTGACAAATTGATCCGATAGGTCTAAGAATTTTAATGAATAGATTATATGACAGATATCAACAACCATTATTTATATTAGAAAATGGAATTGGTTTTGATGAAAAACCTGAAAAAGGTAAAATTAATGATGATTATAGAATTGAATATATCAAAAATCATTTAGAGCAAATTCAAAATGCAATAGATGATGGTGTTGAATGTATTGGATATACTGCTTGAAGTTTAATGGATATTATTTCACATGGTACAAGTGAAATGACAAAACGCTATGGGTTAGTTTATGTTGATCAAGATAGTTTTGGAAAGGGTACACAGAATCGAATACCAAAAAAATCTTATGAATGATATAAAAAAGTTTGCATATCTAGAGAAATTTAA
- a CDS encoding HAD family hydrolase, giving the protein MKLPYIGSDLDGTVVQNSDFKILQSTVKNINEYQSLSNNKLFVVTGRSLQNIKYYIKQLNIKLPVICSNGAVIVDPITWEVYYEEVMKKEIIIDLLKYAMENDLDVSLYTPTSVCSLTIAERIKTYKKLYGHYPKDCQPDFILYEDYNQLLKDINNDVHKIIRVMYSLDYEKETQVANKLKDYLESKNLYYPTTIIQSRILIDAMPKGINKATGVQKWAEIMKVDLKDIIVIGDNNNDLEMISEMPFGIAVGNAHDEVKKKAWKVIDRIENNGVGKFLKELISKG; this is encoded by the coding sequence ATGAAATTACCTTATATTGGAAGTGACTTGGATGGAACTGTTGTTCAAAATAGTGACTTTAAAATATTGCAAAGCACAGTTAAAAACATCAATGAATACCAAAGCTTATCAAATAATAAGCTTTTTGTAGTAACTGGAAGATCTTTGCAAAATATAAAATATTATATCAAGCAATTAAATATTAAATTGCCAGTTATTTGTTCTAATGGGGCTGTAATAGTAGATCCAATAACTTGAGAAGTTTATTATGAAGAAGTTATGAAAAAAGAAATTATAATTGATTTATTAAAATATGCTATGGAAAATGATTTAGATGTATCTTTATATACACCAACTAGTGTTTGTTCATTAACAATTGCAGAAAGAATAAAAACCTATAAAAAACTTTATGGTCACTATCCCAAAGATTGCCAACCTGACTTTATTTTATATGAAGATTATAATCAACTACTTAAAGATATTAACAATGATGTTCATAAAATTATTAGAGTAATGTACTCACTTGATTATGAAAAAGAAACACAAGTTGCTAATAAACTAAAAGATTATTTAGAGTCAAAAAACTTATATTATCCAACAACGATCATTCAATCAAGAATTTTAATTGATGCAATGCCAAAGGGGATAAATAAAGCCACAGGTGTTCAAAAATGAGCTGAAATAATGAAAGTAGATTTAAAAGATATAATTGTTATTGGAGATAACAACAATGATTTAGAAATGATAAGTGAAATGCCCTTTGGGATTGCTGTGGGAAATGCCCACGATGAAGTTAAAAAGAAGGCTTGAAAAGTAATTGATAGAATTGAAAATAATGGTGTGGGTAAATTTCTAAAGGAATTAATTAGTAAAGGATAA
- a CDS encoding nicotinate-nucleotide adenylyltransferase, which translates to MKRIALFGGSFDPVHSDHINIIKSCKKNLNFDEVWIMPAYVNPFKKLSTSSVTQRLEMLKIATQNLNYVKIKTYEISKHTSSFTYDTVKYYKAKFPKMKFSFVMGSDQLDDFEKWDNFKQLIEEIDFKVFLRTKDFNQIIVEKYNLETFEFENNYLSSTKIRNLVDLNLQIKEVNDYVNNNLMYLYERVESKMDEKRYFHSLNVGQMAMELARLNNYDLNKALIAGTLHDIAKRWSNDEMKVSLLKYNKALLEEPEPTWHSFVGAYHLKYDWLFKDEEIIQAVYNHTVGSKDMTMLDMIVFCADKISSERDYPGVDNLRALVKSDLLTGFKQLLKNQYEVAIKKHSKDSIGRNLIEAYNFWVRENK; encoded by the coding sequence ATGAAAAGAATTGCATTATTTGGGGGAAGTTTTGATCCAGTTCACAGTGATCACATAAATATAATCAAGAGCTGTAAAAAAAACTTAAACTTTGATGAAGTTTGAATAATGCCAGCTTATGTTAATCCTTTTAAAAAACTTTCAACTTCAAGTGTCACTCAAAGATTGGAAATGCTAAAAATAGCAACTCAAAATTTAAACTATGTAAAAATTAAAACTTATGAAATTTCAAAGCATACTTCAAGTTTTACATATGACACAGTTAAATATTACAAAGCAAAATTCCCTAAAATGAAGTTTTCCTTTGTAATGGGTTCAGATCAATTAGATGACTTTGAAAAATGAGATAACTTTAAGCAATTAATTGAAGAAATAGACTTTAAAGTCTTTTTACGAACAAAAGACTTTAATCAAATTATTGTTGAGAAGTATAATTTGGAAACTTTTGAATTTGAAAATAATTATCTAAGTTCAACAAAAATTAGAAATCTTGTTGATTTGAACTTACAAATTAAAGAAGTTAATGATTATGTTAACAATAATTTAATGTATTTATATGAAAGAGTTGAAAGTAAAATGGATGAAAAGAGGTATTTTCATTCACTTAATGTAGGTCAAATGGCTATGGAATTAGCTAGGTTGAACAATTATGACTTAAATAAAGCTTTGATTGCTGGAACGCTTCACGATATAGCAAAAAGGTGAAGTAACGATGAGATGAAAGTCTCTCTTTTAAAGTATAACAAGGCCTTATTAGAAGAACCAGAACCAACATGACATTCATTTGTAGGAGCTTACCACTTAAAATATGATTGGTTATTTAAAGATGAAGAAATTATTCAAGCAGTCTACAATCATACTGTAGGTTCAAAAGATATGACTATGCTTGATATGATAGTTTTTTGTGCAGATAAGATTTCATCAGAAAGAGATTATCCTGGAGTTGATAATTTGAGAGCCTTAGTAAAATCTGATTTATTAACTGGATTTAAACAATTGCTTAAAAACCAATATGAAGTAGCTATTAAGAAACACTCTAAAGATTCAATTGGCAGAAATTTAATTGAAGCTTATAATTTTTGAGTTAGGGAGAATAAATAA
- the mtnN gene encoding 5'-methylthioadenosine/S-adenosylhomocysteine nucleosidase, with amino-acid sequence MKTYAILFAMKEEAKSLIEHLSPKLVKDEHFEIYQKDNIYIAISKIGLINAASCFTYINQKFTIDYFINAGLVGTFSKKLKSLEPIIVRKSYLGNADARGFGYKLGQIPGMEQFYCSNDELLSLFEAFKQVDICSSDIFINSQEKVEEIIVPISNSIAIFDMECFGFYQAAHLFKKPIIALKLVSDHIDNGSNELQFKEILQKGSLKLSQLLLNIIKK; translated from the coding sequence ATGAAAACCTATGCTATTTTGTTTGCAATGAAAGAAGAAGCCAAAAGTTTAATTGAACATCTTTCACCAAAATTAGTAAAAGATGAGCACTTTGAAATTTATCAAAAAGATAATATTTACATTGCAATATCTAAAATTGGATTAATTAATGCAGCAAGTTGCTTTACTTATATTAATCAAAAATTTACAATTGATTACTTTATTAATGCAGGTTTAGTAGGTACATTTTCTAAAAAATTAAAGTCATTAGAACCAATTATAGTAAGAAAATCATATTTAGGTAATGCTGATGCTAGGGGATTTGGCTATAAATTAGGTCAAATTCCAGGAATGGAGCAATTTTACTGTTCAAATGATGAACTTTTAAGTTTATTTGAGGCTTTTAAACAAGTAGATATTTGTTCAAGTGATATTTTTATTAACTCACAAGAAAAAGTTGAGGAAATCATTGTTCCAATTAGTAATTCTATAGCAATTTTTGATATGGAATGCTTTGGTTTTTATCAAGCAGCACATCTATTTAAAAAGCCAATAATAGCTTTAAAATTAGTAAGTGATCATATTGATAATGGTAGCAATGAGTTACAATTTAAAGAGATTTTACAAAAAGGTAGTTTAAAACTTAGTCAATTACTTTTAAATATTATAAAGAAATAA
- a CDS encoding helix-turn-helix domain-containing protein, producing MQVCPVEFSLSILKNKWTIFIIRELLTTEKRFNELKRKINGITTKVLTETLKHLEKMQIVSREVEETTPIKVTYSLTDLGLSLKPILDSLSEWGVKNLSNSN from the coding sequence ATGCAAGTATGTCCCGTTGAATTTAGCTTATCTATTCTAAAAAATAAGTGAACTATTTTTATTATTAGAGAATTATTAACAACTGAAAAAAGATTTAATGAGTTAAAGAGAAAAATTAATGGTATAACTACTAAAGTTTTAACTGAAACTTTAAAGCATTTGGAAAAAATGCAAATAGTTAGCCGTGAAGTTGAAGAAACTACTCCAATAAAAGTTACCTATTCTTTAACTGATTTAGGTTTAAGTTTAAAACCAATATTAGATTCGCTTTCTGAATGAGGCGTAAAAAATTTAAGCAATAGTAATTAG
- a CDS encoding HAD-IIB family hydrolase, with translation MKWWISDFDGTLTLKENNHKISLEDEKFIKQWTKSNKFVIATGRGFLELDEIIKEKGFDVEYRITNNGAAMFKNSESIYELSIPMKERKQILENLKKLHKFCGIKISDTKNTNIISGIDEVIPRFKETLVFSHWFNVEDRFQDFMEEILQNEKLNNISLYAHVPDFDLITYLFKNVEGIKIVKTAPFVLEIMHEDVSKHLGIKYLQDKYKIDSNDIVVSGDGDNDFEMLKSFENSFVIKSATPLALSAGKTKISSVSEIGKYIK, from the coding sequence ATGAAGTGATGAATTAGTGACTTTGATGGAACTCTTACATTAAAAGAAAATAATCATAAAATTTCTCTTGAAGATGAGAAATTTATTAAGCAATGAACAAAATCGAATAAATTTGTAATTGCTACAGGTAGGGGTTTTTTAGAGTTGGATGAAATAATCAAAGAAAAGGGCTTTGATGTAGAATATCGAATAACTAATAATGGAGCTGCAATGTTTAAAAATAGTGAGTCTATTTATGAACTGTCAATTCCAATGAAAGAAAGAAAACAAATATTAGAAAATCTTAAAAAACTGCACAAGTTTTGTGGTATTAAAATTTCAGATACAAAAAATACTAATATAATATCTGGAATTGACGAAGTAATTCCGAGATTTAAAGAAACATTAGTATTTTCACATTGATTTAATGTAGAAGATCGATTTCAAGATTTTATGGAAGAAATTTTGCAAAATGAAAAATTGAACAATATTTCATTATATGCACATGTTCCAGATTTTGATTTAATAACTTACTTATTTAAAAATGTAGAGGGCATTAAAATAGTTAAAACAGCGCCATTTGTATTAGAAATAATGCATGAAGATGTTTCTAAACATTTAGGGATCAAATACTTACAAGATAAGTATAAAATTGACAGTAATGATATTGTTGTTAGTGGTGATGGTGACAATGATTTTGAAATGTTAAAGAGTTTTGAAAACTCATTTGTAATAAAATCAGCTACACCATTAGCGTTAAGTGCTGGTAAAACTAAAATTAGCTCAGTTAGTGAAATTGGTAAATATATTAAATAG
- a CDS encoding class I SAM-dependent methyltransferase → MANHYKQISSLIYDFTKPPGTSIDGDLEFYKSQLLPIQGKVLEAGVGNGRLFIPLLKYKVDIVGIDKSQEMINICQKNLEKENLTGNLICQDLEEYRELETYDYIIVPNATFNLLETRTKAKKVLKNFYDSLKPQGTIIIDLILPIEFKAGTNHEYSHYIDDQIIVVKNLSKEINWIEQYSINQIDYYINEQLQESQEFKLSWYGCEEFCNILANIGFNDGVFIINYGNKRNLNVKTITFIFKKV, encoded by the coding sequence ATGGCAAATCACTATAAACAAATTAGTAGTTTAATATATGACTTTACCAAGCCTCCAGGAACAAGCATTGATGGAGATTTAGAATTTTATAAGTCTCAACTTTTACCAATTCAGGGAAAGGTATTAGAAGCAGGAGTAGGTAATGGCAGATTATTCATTCCGCTTTTAAAATATAAAGTTGATATTGTTGGTATTGATAAGTCACAAGAAATGATCAATATTTGTCAAAAAAATTTGGAAAAGGAAAATTTAACAGGGAACTTAATTTGTCAAGATTTAGAAGAATATAGAGAACTTGAAACTTATGATTATATTATAGTTCCTAATGCAACTTTCAATTTACTTGAAACAAGAACTAAAGCTAAAAAAGTTTTAAAGAACTTTTATGACTCTTTAAAACCACAAGGGACCATTATTATTGACTTAATATTGCCCATTGAGTTTAAAGCAGGAACTAATCATGAATATAGTCACTATATTGATGATCAAATAATAGTTGTAAAAAATTTAAGTAAGGAAATTAATTGAATTGAACAATATAGCATTAATCAAATAGATTATTATATTAATGAACAATTACAAGAAAGCCAAGAATTCAAATTATCTTGATATGGGTGTGAAGAATTTTGTAATATATTAGCAAATATTGGTTTTAATGATGGAGTTTTTATTATAAACTATGGTAATAAAAGAAACTTAAATGTTAAAACAATTACATTTATTTTTAAAAAAGTTTAA
- a CDS encoding ROK family protein: MKLAVDIGGTSIRFALIENNQIIKKEVIDTDGNNMKKNLDEIKATVDSWNEQIDFIGICCPGPLNLKRGTILVTYNLPDWNNKCILQEFKELFKIENVKINNDGNVAALGQFSIRKNLHSLLYFTFSTGIGAGFINQGEIFEGFSGAALEIANALPMYNSENSNRSGIEFLASGKNICLQLAKLGVEVNSSKEAFDLYKKGDNQIVNAFFSMIEEKLISLISTAIYFFNPEIIVFGGSVAMFNQDFFESIFKKVIEITADIGYQTRFEFALDLDDSTLLGCCQM; encoded by the coding sequence ATGAAGTTAGCAGTAGATATTGGTGGAACATCGATTAGGTTTGCTTTAATTGAAAATAATCAAATAATAAAAAAAGAAGTTATTGATACAGATGGCAATAACATGAAAAAAAACTTAGATGAAATTAAAGCAACAGTTGATAGTTGAAATGAACAAATTGATTTTATTGGTATTTGTTGTCCTGGGCCTTTAAACTTAAAAAGAGGAACAATTTTAGTTACTTATAATTTACCTGATTGAAATAATAAATGTATTTTACAAGAATTTAAAGAACTATTTAAAATTGAAAATGTCAAAATAAACAATGATGGTAATGTAGCTGCTTTAGGTCAATTTAGCATAAGAAAAAATTTACACTCACTTTTATACTTTACCTTTTCAACTGGAATAGGTGCTGGTTTTATTAACCAAGGAGAAATATTTGAAGGTTTTAGTGGGGCTGCTTTAGAGATCGCCAATGCTTTACCAATGTATAATAGTGAAAATTCAAATAGAAGTGGAATTGAATTTTTAGCAAGTGGTAAAAATATTTGCTTACAATTAGCTAAATTAGGAGTAGAAGTTAATTCATCAAAAGAGGCTTTTGACTTATACAAAAAAGGTGATAATCAAATTGTCAATGCATTTTTTTCAATGATTGAAGAAAAATTAATAAGTTTAATATCTACTGCAATTTACTTTTTTAATCCAGAAATAATAGTATTTGGGGGAAGTGTTGCAATGTTTAATCAAGACTTTTTTGAATCAATATTTAAAAAAGTAATTGAAATTACAGCAGATATTGGCTATCAAACAAGATTTGAATTTGCTTTAGATTTAGATGACTCAACTTTACTAGGATGTTGTCAAATGTAA